The Nocardioides pantholopis genome window below encodes:
- a CDS encoding sugar transferase: MTILSDARTRLIGRRPSRALRLVPFIAALIDLACIAVATVVATLGRERFDFFERPADVSDTISVVGPLIALVWLMTIFLLDGHQRAVFDVGTDEFRRVIDASLLTAGVVGVVCYLLKFDLSRGFFVLEFVIGLPLLLLGRAALRRSLHSARRRGALRHRVLVAGTPEHVDEIVGVLRREPWLGYEVVGCLTPARALAEETPLGVPVLGNTDDAATMAVTSGVDVVFFAGGSTSSANQMRRAIWELERHDVQILVAPSVTDISGDRVRIRPVGGLPLIHVEPPTWTDASRWGKRLFDLVGSACLILAFSPLLLLAAARVKLYDRGPVLFRQTRIGRDGREFGCFKFRTMVVDAEKLVADMQAELGQSALLFKVKDDPRITKPGAWLRRFSVDELPQLFNVFKGDMSLVGPRPQVAREVALYDSAMSRRLHVRPGMTGLWQVSGRNDLTAQEAIRLDLYYVDNWSMVQDLTILAKTIGAVFSSRGAY; this comes from the coding sequence ATGACGATCCTCTCCGACGCCCGGACCCGGCTCATCGGCCGGCGGCCGAGCCGTGCCCTGCGCCTGGTGCCGTTCATCGCGGCCCTGATCGACCTGGCGTGCATCGCGGTCGCCACGGTGGTGGCCACCCTGGGTCGGGAACGGTTCGACTTCTTCGAGCGGCCCGCCGACGTCTCGGACACGATCAGCGTGGTCGGCCCGCTGATCGCGCTCGTGTGGCTGATGACGATCTTCCTCCTGGACGGCCACCAGCGGGCGGTCTTCGACGTCGGCACCGACGAGTTCCGGCGCGTGATCGACGCGAGCCTGCTCACGGCCGGCGTGGTCGGGGTCGTCTGCTACCTGCTCAAGTTCGACCTGAGCCGCGGGTTCTTCGTCCTGGAGTTCGTGATCGGCCTGCCCCTGCTCCTGCTCGGCCGCGCCGCCCTGCGCCGGTCCCTGCACAGCGCGCGCCGCCGCGGCGCGCTGCGGCACCGGGTGCTCGTCGCCGGCACGCCCGAGCACGTCGACGAGATCGTCGGCGTCCTGCGCCGCGAGCCCTGGCTGGGCTACGAGGTCGTCGGCTGCCTCACGCCTGCTCGCGCGCTCGCCGAGGAGACCCCGCTCGGCGTGCCGGTGCTCGGCAACACCGACGACGCCGCCACGATGGCTGTCACCTCCGGCGTGGACGTGGTCTTCTTCGCCGGCGGGTCGACCTCCTCGGCCAACCAGATGCGTCGCGCGATCTGGGAGCTGGAGCGCCACGACGTGCAGATCCTGGTGGCGCCGAGCGTCACCGACATCTCCGGCGACCGGGTCCGGATCCGGCCGGTCGGCGGCCTGCCGCTGATCCACGTGGAGCCGCCCACCTGGACCGACGCCTCCCGGTGGGGCAAGCGGCTCTTCGACCTCGTGGGCTCCGCCTGCCTGATCCTGGCCTTCTCCCCGCTCCTCCTCCTCGCCGCCGCCCGCGTCAAGCTCTACGACCGCGGCCCGGTGCTGTTCCGCCAGACCCGGATCGGCCGGGACGGGCGCGAGTTCGGCTGCTTCAAGTTCCGGACCATGGTCGTGGACGCCGAGAAGCTGGTCGCGGACATGCAGGCCGAGCTCGGGCAGAGCGCGCTGCTGTTCAAGGTCAAGGACGACCCCCGGATCACGAAGCCCGGCGCCTGGCTGCGCCGGTTCTCGGTGGACGAGCTGCCGCAGCTGTTCAACGTGTTCAAGGGCGACATGAGCCTGGTCGGCCCGCGGCCGCAGGTGGCCCGCGAGGTCGCCCTCTACGACAGCGCGATGAGCCGCCGCCTCCACGTCCGCCCCGGCATGACCGGTCTGTGGCAGGTCTCGGGCCGCAACGACCTGACCGCCCAGGAGGCGATCCGGCTCGACCTCTACTACGTCGACAACTGGTCGATGGTCCAGGACCTGACCATCCTGGCGAAGACGATCGGCGCGGTGTTCAGCAGCCGCGGCGCCTACTGA
- the rfbB gene encoding dTDP-glucose 4,6-dehydratase, protein MDRILVTGGAGFIGSNFVHHLVEHTDARITVLDKLTYAATRESLAALPTDRVELVVGDIADAAAVEPLVAGQDAVVHFAAESHNDNSLSDPAPFVQTNVVGTFTLLEAVRKAGVRFHHISTDEVYGDLELDDPERFTEATPYNPSSPYSSTKAGSDLLVRAWVRSFGVQATISNCSNNYGPWQHIEKFIPRQITNVIDGGRPKLYGAGQNVRDWIHAEDHSSAVLKILTDGRIGETYLIGADGEKNNLEVVQMILAHFGRPEDDFDHVTDRAGHDLRYAIDSTKLRTELGWRPTFANFEKGLADTIEWYVEHADWWRPHKQAIEASYAAKGQ, encoded by the coding sequence ATGGACCGCATCCTCGTGACCGGTGGGGCCGGCTTCATCGGCTCCAACTTCGTCCACCACCTCGTCGAGCACACCGACGCACGCATCACCGTGCTCGACAAGCTCACCTACGCCGCGACCCGCGAGTCGCTGGCGGCGCTGCCGACCGACCGGGTCGAGCTGGTCGTGGGCGACATCGCCGACGCCGCCGCCGTCGAGCCGCTGGTGGCCGGGCAGGACGCCGTCGTCCACTTCGCCGCCGAGTCCCACAACGACAACTCGCTGAGCGACCCGGCGCCGTTCGTGCAGACCAACGTGGTCGGCACGTTCACGCTGCTGGAGGCGGTCCGCAAGGCCGGCGTCCGGTTCCACCACATCTCCACCGACGAGGTGTACGGCGACCTGGAGCTCGACGACCCGGAGCGGTTCACCGAGGCCACGCCGTACAACCCCTCGAGCCCGTACTCCTCCACCAAGGCCGGCTCCGACCTGCTGGTGCGGGCCTGGGTGCGCAGCTTCGGGGTCCAGGCGACGATCTCGAACTGCTCGAACAACTACGGCCCCTGGCAGCACATCGAGAAGTTCATCCCGCGCCAGATCACCAACGTCATCGACGGCGGCCGCCCGAAGCTGTACGGCGCCGGCCAGAACGTCCGCGACTGGATCCACGCCGAGGACCACTCCTCCGCGGTGCTGAAGATCCTCACCGACGGCCGGATCGGCGAGACCTACCTGATCGGCGCCGACGGGGAGAAGAACAACCTCGAGGTCGTGCAGATGATCCTGGCGCACTTCGGGCGCCCCGAGGACGACTTCGACCACGTCACCGACCGCGCCGGCCACGACCTGCGCTACGCGATCGACTCCACCAAGCTGCGCACCGAGCTGGGCTGGCGCCCGACCTTCGCGAACTTCGAGAAGGGCCTGGCCGACACCATCGAGTGGTACGTCGAGCACGCTGACTGGTGGCGCCCGCACAAGCAGGCCATCGAGGCCTCCTACGCCGCGAAGGGCCAGTGA
- a CDS encoding sugar nucleotide-binding protein, translating into MADLPAIETTPIPGLVVLRLDLREDARGWFKENWQREKMVALGLPDFGPVQNNMSFNAKRGTTRGIHTEPWDKFVSVANGRAFGAWVDMREGDSFGAVFTVELDPATAVFVPRGVGNSYQTLEDGVTYSYLVNEHWRPATPYPALDLADATVAIPWPIPLDQAEISDKDRTNPALADAERMAPKRTLVLGAHGQLGRALTEALPNAHGVGRDELDLTDADALAAWPWHEYAVVLNAAAYTAVDAAETAEGRRTAWAANAQAPATLARLARERGFTLVHYSSEYVFDGTAELHAEDEPLSPLGVYAQTKAAGEVAVAAAPRHYLLRTSWVIGEGKNFVRTMQMLAEKGVAPSVVDDQVGRLTFTDELVRATRHLLDTAAPYGTYHVTNGGEPTSWAAIAKQVFELSGRSADDVTPVTTEEYAAGKEMAPRPLHSVLDLTKLESTGFEPTDQLVALKRYCAG; encoded by the coding sequence GTGGCGGACCTGCCTGCCATCGAGACCACCCCCATCCCCGGCCTGGTCGTGCTCCGGCTCGACCTGCGCGAGGACGCCCGCGGCTGGTTCAAGGAGAACTGGCAGCGCGAGAAGATGGTCGCGCTGGGCCTGCCCGACTTCGGGCCGGTCCAGAACAACATGTCGTTCAACGCCAAGCGCGGCACCACCCGCGGCATCCACACCGAGCCGTGGGACAAGTTCGTCTCGGTGGCCAACGGTCGGGCCTTCGGCGCCTGGGTCGACATGCGCGAGGGCGACTCCTTCGGCGCGGTCTTCACCGTCGAGCTCGACCCGGCCACCGCGGTGTTCGTGCCCCGGGGCGTCGGCAACAGCTACCAGACCCTCGAGGACGGGGTGACCTACTCCTACCTCGTCAACGAGCACTGGCGCCCGGCCACGCCGTACCCCGCCCTGGACCTCGCCGACGCCACCGTCGCGATCCCGTGGCCGATCCCGCTCGACCAGGCGGAGATCTCCGACAAGGACCGCACCAACCCGGCGCTGGCCGACGCGGAGCGGATGGCGCCGAAGCGGACGCTGGTCCTCGGCGCGCACGGCCAGCTCGGCCGCGCGCTGACCGAGGCGCTGCCGAACGCCCACGGCGTGGGCCGCGACGAGCTCGACCTGACCGACGCCGACGCGCTGGCCGCGTGGCCCTGGCACGAGTACGCAGTGGTGCTCAACGCCGCGGCGTACACCGCTGTCGACGCGGCGGAGACGGCCGAGGGCCGGCGGACGGCGTGGGCGGCCAACGCCCAGGCCCCGGCGACCCTGGCCCGGCTGGCGCGGGAGCGCGGCTTCACGCTCGTGCACTACTCCAGCGAGTACGTCTTCGACGGCACCGCCGAGCTGCACGCCGAGGACGAGCCGCTGAGCCCGCTCGGGGTCTACGCGCAGACCAAGGCCGCCGGCGAGGTGGCGGTCGCGGCGGCGCCGCGGCACTACCTGCTGCGGACCTCGTGGGTGATCGGCGAGGGCAAGAACTTCGTGCGCACCATGCAGATGCTCGCCGAGAAGGGCGTCGCGCCGAGCGTGGTCGACGACCAGGTCGGCCGGCTGACGTTCACCGACGAGCTGGTCCGCGCCACCCGACACCTGCTGGACACCGCGGCGCCGTACGGCACCTACCACGTCACCAACGGCGGTGAGCCCACGTCGTGGGCGGCCATCGCGAAGCAGGTCTTCGAGCTGTCCGGCCGCTCGGCCGACGACGTCACCCCGGTCACCACCGAGGAGTACGCCGCGGGCAAGGAGATGGCGCCGCGCCCGCTGCACAGCGTGCTGGACCTGACGAAGCTGGAGTCGACCGGCTTCGAGCCGACCGACCAGCTCGTGGCCCTCAAGCGCTACTGCGCCGGCTGA
- a CDS encoding DUF2516 family protein: protein MNEVFAIEGLVALLLRFALIAVALFAFVTSLTYPAEAYNAAGKWTKQGWTIVLGLAVLFAFVPLLPFFISLAFVIASLVFLADVRPALSGLRRR from the coding sequence ATGAACGAGGTGTTCGCGATCGAGGGGCTCGTCGCCCTGCTGCTGCGGTTCGCGCTGATTGCCGTCGCGCTGTTCGCGTTCGTGACCAGCCTGACCTACCCGGCCGAGGCCTACAACGCCGCCGGGAAGTGGACCAAGCAGGGCTGGACCATCGTGCTCGGGCTCGCGGTGCTCTTCGCGTTCGTCCCGCTGCTGCCGTTCTTCATCAGCCTGGCGTTCGTGATCGCGTCGCTGGTGTTCCTCGCCGACGTGCGCCCCGCGCTCAGCGGCCTGCGCCGCCGCTGA
- a CDS encoding helix-turn-helix domain-containing protein, with product MGKVGKTVESLGDYLREQRTSAQLSLRQLAEQAGVSNPYLSQIERGLRKPSAEVLQQIAKALRISAEQLYIRAGIVSPTEGTDSSVELAILRDVGLTERQKQSLLDVYASFLALNAAAETQPDDS from the coding sequence ATGGGCAAGGTTGGCAAGACCGTCGAGTCGCTGGGCGACTACCTGCGAGAGCAGCGCACCTCCGCGCAGCTCTCGCTGCGTCAGCTCGCCGAGCAGGCCGGCGTCTCCAACCCGTACCTGAGCCAGATCGAGCGCGGTCTCCGCAAGCCCTCGGCCGAGGTGCTCCAGCAGATCGCGAAGGCACTGCGGATCTCTGCCGAGCAGCTGTACATCCGGGCGGGGATCGTCAGTCCGACCGAGGGGACCGACAGCTCCGTGGAGCTGGCCATCCTCCGCGACGTCGGACTGACGGAGCGTCAGAAGCAGTCCCTGCTCGACGTCTACGCGTCGTTCCTCGCGCTCAACGCGGCTGCCGAGACGCAGCCCGACGACAGCTGA
- a CDS encoding asparaginase: MSSREPSAGPVAGPSAEVVAEVVRSGFVEGRHHGSVVALAADGQVDWARGDAVGPVLPRSCNKPLQALAMVRAGLDLPSELLALACASHSGEEFHVDGVRRILAGAGLDEEALQTPADLPLDPVEKEARLRAGGAPTRVHMNCSGKHAAMLATCVVNGWDTDSYLDPAHPLQQSIRETFAEVTGEPVAVDAVDGCGAPLLSTSLTGLARAFRALAVATDGPERRIADAIRRHPAYVSGTRRDERVLIGAIPGAITKFGAEACQVLALPDGRAFALKIEDGGDRARPVVLAAALARAGIDREPGVDGAAVRATGESVLLGGPRPVGEIRAVL; this comes from the coding sequence ATGTCATCTCGAGAGCCTTCCGCAGGGCCAGTCGCAGGGCCGTCCGCCGAGGTCGTCGCCGAGGTCGTGCGCTCGGGTTTCGTGGAGGGTCGTCACCACGGCTCGGTGGTCGCGCTCGCGGCCGACGGGCAGGTCGACTGGGCGCGCGGCGACGCGGTCGGCCCGGTGCTGCCGCGCTCGTGCAACAAGCCGCTCCAGGCGCTCGCGATGGTCCGCGCCGGGCTGGACCTGCCCTCGGAGCTGCTGGCGCTGGCGTGCGCCTCGCACTCCGGCGAGGAGTTCCACGTCGACGGGGTACGCCGGATCCTGGCCGGCGCCGGGCTCGACGAGGAGGCCCTGCAGACCCCGGCCGACCTGCCGCTCGACCCGGTCGAGAAGGAGGCCCGGTTGCGCGCCGGGGGCGCGCCGACCCGGGTGCACATGAACTGCTCGGGCAAGCACGCAGCGATGCTCGCGACCTGTGTGGTCAACGGCTGGGACACCGACTCCTACCTGGACCCGGCGCACCCGCTCCAGCAGTCGATCCGGGAGACCTTCGCCGAGGTCACCGGCGAGCCCGTCGCCGTCGACGCCGTGGACGGCTGCGGCGCACCGCTGCTGTCCACCTCGCTGACCGGGCTGGCGCGGGCCTTCCGGGCGCTGGCGGTCGCCACCGACGGCCCCGAGCGGCGGATCGCCGACGCGATCCGCCGGCACCCGGCGTACGTCTCGGGGACGCGGCGCGACGAGCGGGTCCTGATCGGCGCCATCCCCGGCGCGATCACGAAGTTCGGGGCCGAGGCCTGCCAGGTCCTGGCGCTGCCGGACGGGCGGGCGTTCGCGCTCAAGATCGAGGATGGCGGCGACCGGGCGCGCCCGGTGGTGCTCGCCGCCGCGCTGGCCCGGGCGGGGATCGACCGCGAGCCCGGTGTCGACGGCGCGGCCGTGCGCGCCACGGGGGAGTCCGTGCTGCTCGGCGGTCCGCGGCCGGTGGGGGAGATCCGCGCCGTTCTGTGA
- the cysC gene encoding adenylyl-sulfate kinase, with amino-acid sequence MSNPPAPQHCPTPRELDDLELLVGGALAPVTRFDEPGSPVTLSLPPDVAAAASAAGAVELVDPEGLPLARVTVPGGAVEPLAHPQFGPFRRHYLTPAQVRERYAGRTVVPVVDALTTAQVESLRGRGPLVLLALVGAGTPELSPVALLRATLTAADLLEDAAVVAVPLASHGDAGVDHELGLQVVANYAGPDPVVGLPEAGPDDTLPAPVAEIVERDQPGPQEQGLVLFFTGLSGSGKSTLARALMDRLLEQGTRTVTSLDGDVVRRNLSAGLSFSKADRETNIRRIGWVAAEISRHSGVAVCSPIAPFDETRQQVRAMVDEAGGAFFLVHVATPLEECERRDRKGLYAKARRGEIPEFTGISSPYEAPQDADVVVDTTGRTIDEALADVTDALAEAGYLDLRTEPTPVVEPTPAVEPGGAPGADRVETPAPEPERPLHVLFVCTANICRSPFMELMARRLAGPDANVTFASAGTHGFREHPMDEVMAGTLASRDVTDPGFRSRPLTPRLLDEADLVLTAEAAHRTFILDDHPGAFRKVFTLGQFAHALEQVEGDLSGRELLAVLGERRGAADHALDVADPYRRGAEAAETAAVGIEGLLRTVVPALTGTREAAR; translated from the coding sequence GTGTCGAACCCGCCTGCGCCACAGCACTGCCCCACGCCCCGCGAGCTCGACGACCTCGAGCTGCTCGTCGGTGGGGCCCTGGCCCCGGTGACCCGGTTCGACGAACCCGGCAGCCCGGTCACGCTGAGCCTGCCGCCCGACGTCGCCGCGGCCGCCTCGGCCGCCGGCGCTGTCGAGCTGGTCGACCCGGAGGGGCTGCCGCTGGCCCGGGTGACCGTGCCCGGCGGGGCGGTCGAGCCGCTGGCCCACCCGCAGTTCGGCCCGTTCCGGCGCCACTACCTGACCCCCGCGCAGGTCCGCGAGCGGTACGCCGGACGCACTGTCGTGCCGGTCGTCGACGCGCTGACCACCGCCCAGGTCGAGTCCCTGCGCGGCCGCGGCCCGCTGGTCCTGCTCGCCCTGGTCGGCGCCGGCACGCCGGAGCTGTCTCCCGTCGCGCTGCTGCGCGCCACCCTGACCGCCGCCGACCTTCTCGAGGACGCCGCGGTCGTGGCCGTCCCGCTCGCCTCGCACGGCGACGCCGGCGTCGACCACGAGCTGGGCCTCCAGGTCGTCGCCAACTACGCCGGCCCGGACCCGGTCGTCGGCCTGCCCGAAGCCGGACCGGACGACACCCTGCCGGCCCCGGTCGCCGAGATCGTCGAGCGCGACCAGCCCGGCCCGCAGGAGCAGGGCCTGGTGCTGTTCTTCACCGGGCTGTCCGGGAGCGGCAAGTCCACGCTCGCCCGGGCGCTCATGGACCGACTGCTCGAGCAGGGCACCCGCACCGTCACCAGCCTCGACGGCGACGTCGTACGCCGGAACCTGTCGGCGGGACTCAGCTTCTCCAAGGCCGATCGCGAGACCAACATCCGCCGGATCGGCTGGGTCGCCGCCGAGATCTCCCGGCACAGCGGGGTCGCGGTCTGCAGCCCGATCGCGCCGTTCGACGAGACCCGCCAGCAGGTGCGGGCGATGGTGGACGAGGCCGGCGGGGCGTTCTTCCTCGTCCACGTCGCCACGCCGCTGGAGGAGTGCGAGCGCCGCGACCGCAAGGGCCTCTACGCGAAGGCCCGCCGCGGCGAGATCCCGGAGTTCACCGGCATCTCGTCGCCCTACGAGGCGCCCCAGGACGCCGACGTCGTCGTCGACACGACCGGCCGCACCATCGACGAGGCCCTGGCCGACGTCACCGACGCGCTGGCCGAGGCCGGCTACCTCGACCTCCGCACCGAGCCCACCCCGGTGGTCGAGCCCACCCCGGCGGTCGAGCCGGGAGGCGCCCCCGGCGCCGACCGTGTCGAGACCCCTGCACCCGAGCCCGAGCGCCCCCTCCACGTCCTCTTCGTCTGCACCGCCAACATCTGCCGCTCCCCGTTCATGGAGCTGATGGCCCGCCGGCTGGCGGGGCCGGACGCGAACGTCACCTTCGCCAGCGCCGGCACCCACGGGTTCCGCGAGCACCCGATGGACGAGGTGATGGCTGGCACGCTCGCGAGCCGGGACGTGACCGATCCCGGGTTCCGCAGCCGCCCGCTCACGCCGCGACTGCTGGACGAGGCCGACCTGGTGCTGACCGCCGAGGCCGCGCACCGCACGTTCATCCTCGACGACCACCCGGGCGCCTTCCGCAAGGTCTTCACGCTCGGCCAGTTCGCGCACGCCCTGGAGCAGGTCGAGGGCGACCTGTCCGGCCGCGAGCTGCTGGCCGTGCTCGGCGAGCGCCGCGGCGCGGCCGACCACGCGCTCGACGTCGCGGACCCCTACCGCCGGGGCGCGGAGGCGGCGGAGACCGCGGCCGTCGGCATCGAAGGGCTGCTGCGCACGGTCGTGCCGGCCCTGACCGGGACGAGGGAGGCCGCACGATGA
- a CDS encoding sulfite exporter TauE/SafE family protein has product MSELITLTALSILVAGFVVGVVVGLTGMGGGALMTPALIFLGVGDTATVVTADLTAAAVYKTGGAVVHAREGSPNLKLAKWLVIGSVPTALLGPHLVSWFTDPDDIDDVLKLCIGFALLLAAATYALRLYINLRRVRSGGAEGNPNPPIRPIPTLLVGALGGLLVGITSVGSGSVIMVALLMLYPGLSAVKLVGTDLVQAVPLVLAAAISNIALHGLDLGLTIPLILGSVPGTLLGSKIAPRVPQSYIRRGIVVVLTMSGVALLDKAEWAPLGKDESHPMLIVGVGVAMLVLVPLIWGLLRRGQGLPAFGAPTVAQLEDPEYGARPLMDSTDGSGRT; this is encoded by the coding sequence ATGAGCGAGCTGATCACGCTGACCGCGCTGTCGATCCTGGTCGCCGGCTTCGTCGTGGGCGTCGTCGTCGGGCTCACCGGGATGGGCGGCGGGGCGCTGATGACCCCGGCCCTGATCTTCCTCGGCGTCGGCGACACGGCCACGGTGGTGACCGCCGACCTGACTGCGGCCGCCGTCTACAAGACCGGCGGGGCGGTCGTGCACGCCCGGGAGGGCTCACCGAACCTCAAGCTCGCCAAGTGGCTGGTGATCGGGTCGGTGCCGACAGCGCTGCTCGGCCCACACCTGGTCTCGTGGTTCACCGACCCCGACGACATCGACGACGTGCTCAAGCTGTGCATCGGCTTCGCGCTGCTGCTCGCGGCGGCGACGTACGCCCTGCGCCTCTACATCAACCTGCGCCGGGTCCGCTCCGGCGGCGCGGAGGGCAACCCGAACCCGCCGATCCGCCCGATCCCGACCCTGCTGGTCGGCGCCCTGGGCGGCCTGCTGGTCGGCATCACCAGCGTCGGCTCCGGCTCGGTGATCATGGTCGCGCTGCTGATGCTCTACCCGGGCCTGTCCGCGGTGAAGCTGGTCGGCACCGACCTGGTGCAGGCGGTGCCGCTGGTGCTGGCCGCGGCGATCTCGAACATCGCGCTGCACGGGCTGGACCTGGGCCTGACCATCCCGCTGATCCTGGGCTCGGTGCCGGGCACCCTGCTCGGCAGCAAGATCGCCCCCCGCGTGCCGCAGTCCTACATCCGGCGCGGCATCGTCGTGGTGCTGACCATGTCGGGCGTCGCCCTGCTGGACAAGGCCGAGTGGGCGCCGCTCGGCAAGGACGAGTCGCACCCGATGCTGATCGTCGGCGTCGGCGTCGCGATGCTGGTGCTGGTCCCGCTCATCTGGGGCCTGCTGCGCCGCGGGCAGGGGCTTCCGGCGTTCGGCGCTCCCACCGTGGCCCAGCTCGAGGATCCCGAGTACGGAGCACGCCCGTTGATGGACAGCACCGACGGTTCGGGCCGCACCTGA
- the manA gene encoding mannose-6-phosphate isomerase, class I → MLRLDCPTHGYEWGSANDIPAFLRQDADGSPVAEVWMGTHPLGTAVARHDEGDRPLTDVAGELPFMLKILAASSPLSVQVHPDRARAQAGFAREEAAGVPLDAPERVFKDPHPKPEMVYALTTFDTLVGFRPTAEILRVLAPLNHPYAKALTEDLRSDPGFPGIVRLVGRILSDDGVAEAVSGIVAECQAAHDLGIDVKRAYATALEIEKHHPEDPGVIVSLLLNRLTLQPGEAAYLGAGIIHAHLSGMCLEVMVASDNVLRAGLTGKHIDRDGLVDALQAGMSRVARVAPDQFGFSTDVFSPSGEFALAIAQASQAEPLGAVLPETGKRLLVCTGGEVAVVNGQGASLWLKRGDAAYADEADGELRVIGTGEVAQAYLPPADAPHRPMTDLV, encoded by the coding sequence ATGCTGCGACTGGACTGCCCCACGCACGGCTACGAGTGGGGATCTGCCAACGACATCCCGGCGTTCCTGCGCCAGGACGCCGACGGCAGCCCCGTGGCCGAGGTCTGGATGGGCACCCACCCGCTCGGCACCGCGGTGGCCCGCCACGACGAGGGCGACCGGCCGCTGACCGACGTGGCCGGCGAACTGCCGTTCATGCTGAAGATCCTGGCCGCGAGCAGCCCGCTCTCGGTGCAGGTGCACCCCGACCGCGCCCGCGCCCAGGCCGGCTTCGCGCGGGAGGAGGCGGCGGGTGTCCCGCTGGACGCCCCGGAGCGGGTCTTCAAGGACCCGCACCCGAAGCCGGAGATGGTCTACGCGCTGACCACCTTCGACACCCTCGTGGGCTTCCGCCCGACCGCGGAGATCCTGCGGGTGCTGGCGCCGCTGAACCACCCCTACGCCAAGGCGCTCACCGAGGACCTGCGCTCCGACCCGGGCTTCCCGGGCATCGTGCGCCTGGTCGGGCGGATCCTCTCCGACGACGGCGTGGCGGAGGCCGTCTCCGGGATCGTCGCGGAGTGCCAGGCCGCCCACGACCTCGGCATCGACGTGAAGCGGGCCTACGCGACCGCCCTGGAGATCGAGAAGCACCACCCCGAGGACCCGGGCGTGATCGTGTCGCTGCTGCTCAACCGGCTCACGCTCCAGCCGGGCGAGGCCGCCTACCTGGGGGCGGGCATCATCCACGCGCACCTGAGCGGCATGTGCCTGGAGGTGATGGTCGCCAGCGACAACGTGCTGCGGGCCGGCCTGACCGGCAAGCACATCGACCGCGACGGCCTGGTCGACGCCCTCCAGGCCGGGATGTCCCGGGTGGCCCGGGTGGCCCCCGACCAGTTCGGGTTCTCCACCGACGTCTTCAGCCCCAGCGGGGAGTTCGCGCTGGCGATCGCCCAGGCATCCCAGGCAGAGCCGCTGGGCGCGGTGCTGCCCGAGACCGGGAAGCGGCTGCTGGTGTGCACCGGCGGCGAGGTGGCGGTCGTGAACGGCCAGGGCGCGAGCCTGTGGCTCAAGCGCGGCGACGCGGCGTACGCCGACGAGGCCGACGGCGAGCTGCGCGTGATCGGCACCGGCGAGGTCGCGCAGGCCTACCTACCCCCGGCGGACGCCCCACACCGCCCGATGACTGACCTGGTCTGA
- the cysD gene encoding sulfate adenylyltransferase subunit CysD, with the protein MTETHADYRLSQLDQLEAESIHIFREVAAEFEKPVLMFSGGKDSIVMLRLAEKAFYPAKIPFPVLQVDTGYDFPEVLETRDHWVNRLGVRLIVASVEEAIANGVVVDDGKTSRNRLQIGTLLHAIEENGFTAAFGGGRRDEEKARAKERVYSHRDEFGQWDPKMQRPELWSLYNGRLHAGEHMRIFPISNWTELDIWDYIGREGIEIPSIYFSHQRRVFERDGMLLTESDFNPCRPGEVAEERTVRFRTVGDLTLTGCVESTASTIPEIIEEVAVARVTERGATRGDDRFSEAAMEDRKKEGYF; encoded by the coding sequence ATGACCGAAACGCACGCCGACTACCGGTTGAGCCAGCTGGACCAGCTGGAGGCGGAGTCGATCCACATCTTCCGTGAGGTCGCCGCCGAGTTCGAGAAGCCCGTCCTGATGTTCTCGGGCGGCAAGGACTCCATCGTGATGCTCCGGCTGGCCGAGAAGGCCTTCTACCCGGCCAAGATCCCGTTCCCGGTGCTCCAGGTCGACACCGGCTACGACTTCCCCGAGGTCCTCGAGACCCGCGACCACTGGGTCAACCGGCTGGGCGTGCGGCTGATCGTGGCCAGCGTCGAGGAGGCGATCGCCAACGGCGTCGTCGTCGACGACGGCAAGACCAGCCGCAACCGGCTCCAGATCGGCACCCTGCTGCACGCGATCGAGGAGAACGGCTTCACCGCCGCCTTCGGTGGCGGGCGCCGCGACGAGGAGAAGGCCCGCGCCAAGGAGCGCGTCTACTCCCACCGCGACGAGTTCGGCCAGTGGGACCCGAAGATGCAGCGCCCCGAGCTGTGGAGCCTGTACAACGGCCGTCTCCACGCCGGCGAGCACATGCGGATCTTCCCGATCTCCAACTGGACCGAGCTGGACATCTGGGACTACATCGGGCGCGAGGGCATCGAGATCCCCTCGATCTACTTCTCCCACCAGCGCCGGGTCTTCGAGCGCGACGGGATGCTGCTCACGGAGTCCGACTTCAACCCGTGCCGTCCCGGCGAGGTGGCCGAGGAGCGGACCGTCCGGTTCCGCACCGTCGGCGACCTGACGCTGACCGGCTGCGTGGAGTCCACCGCCAGCACCATCCCCGAGATCATCGAAGAGGTCGCCGTGGCCCGGGTCACCGAGCGCGGCGCCACCCGTGGCGACGACCGGTTCTCCGAGGCAGCCATGGAGGACCGGAAGAAGGAAGGCTACTTCTGA